A window of the Rhodoferax sp. GW822-FHT02A01 genome harbors these coding sequences:
- the cdd gene encoding cytidine deaminase, with amino-acid sequence MTNSNRHEVQLSAEQIQSLWSAARSAQSKAYAPYSRYQVGVALLDENGDIHSGCNVENAAYPQGWCAEASALSAMVMAGASRVSAVLLVGSGSAWVTPCGGCRQKLREFAGPDTPIYSASAQTLGPVHTLGQLLPHSFGPDQLDSV; translated from the coding sequence ATGACGAATTCGAACAGGCATGAGGTGCAGTTGTCGGCGGAGCAGATTCAATCGCTCTGGTCGGCGGCGCGCTCCGCGCAGTCCAAGGCCTACGCGCCGTATTCGCGCTACCAGGTTGGCGTGGCTTTGCTGGATGAAAACGGTGACATCCATAGCGGCTGCAATGTGGAGAATGCCGCGTATCCGCAAGGATGGTGTGCCGAGGCCAGCGCGCTCAGCGCTATGGTGATGGCGGGTGCCAGTCGGGTGAGCGCGGTTCTGCTGGTGGGTAGCGGCAGTGCCTGGGTTACGCCGTGCGGCGGCTGTCGTCAGAAGCTACGTGAATTTGCTGGTCCGGACACGCCAATCTACTCGGCAAGTGCACAGACGCTGGGGCCCGTGCATACCTTGGGGCAATTGCTGCCACACAGCTTCGGTCCGGACCAATTGGACTCGGTATGA
- a CDS encoding acyl-CoA dehydrogenase family protein, translating to MDFEHSPRVKELQQKLGTFMQEHVLPNEHRFKEQLANARWTAPPLMQELKAKARAQGLWNLFMPGHEHGGCGLTNVEYAPLAEIMGRVFWASEVFNCSAPDTGNMEVFARYGTPEQQAKWLTPLLAGEIRSAYLMTEPAVGSSDATNVELSIRADGNDYVINGRKWFATGAMHEACKIFIVMGKTDPDNPNRHIQQSQILVERDTPGLTIVRPLSTMGYWEEPHGHAEVVFDGVRVPKSNILLGEGRGFEIAQGRLGPGRIHHCMRVIGAAQRALETACQRITSRTVFGKKLSEQGSVRESIALMASKVEMCRLLTLRAANKMDSEGNKAAMDLIAMAKIMVPQLGSEVIDMAIQMHGAGGLTEDYFLAEAFNYARWCRIADGPDQVHMMALGKQVIRELGSGH from the coding sequence GTGGACTTTGAACATTCACCCCGGGTAAAAGAATTGCAGCAAAAGCTGGGCACGTTCATGCAGGAACATGTGCTGCCCAATGAACATCGATTCAAGGAGCAACTTGCCAACGCACGATGGACTGCGCCCCCACTGATGCAGGAACTCAAGGCCAAGGCGCGTGCCCAGGGTTTGTGGAACCTGTTCATGCCCGGTCACGAGCATGGCGGCTGCGGGCTCACCAATGTGGAATATGCACCCCTGGCGGAAATCATGGGCCGCGTATTTTGGGCATCCGAGGTGTTCAACTGCAGCGCGCCGGACACCGGGAACATGGAAGTGTTCGCGCGATACGGCACGCCCGAACAGCAGGCGAAATGGCTCACACCCCTGCTGGCCGGTGAAATACGCTCGGCCTATCTGATGACCGAGCCCGCTGTAGGCTCCAGCGACGCCACCAACGTGGAACTGTCCATCCGTGCCGACGGCAACGACTACGTGATCAACGGTCGCAAATGGTTTGCCACTGGCGCCATGCACGAGGCCTGCAAGATTTTCATCGTGATGGGCAAGACCGATCCCGACAATCCCAACCGCCATATCCAGCAATCGCAGATTCTGGTGGAGCGCGATACGCCGGGACTGACCATCGTTCGCCCCCTGAGCACCATGGGCTACTGGGAAGAGCCACACGGCCACGCGGAGGTGGTCTTTGATGGTGTGCGCGTCCCCAAGTCCAATATCCTGCTGGGTGAAGGCCGCGGTTTCGAGATCGCGCAGGGCCGCCTGGGGCCGGGACGTATCCACCATTGCATGCGTGTGATCGGGGCCGCCCAACGCGCCCTGGAAACCGCCTGCCAACGCATCACCAGCCGCACTGTATTTGGCAAGAAGCTGAGCGAGCAAGGTTCGGTACGCGAGAGCATTGCGCTCATGGCGTCCAAAGTGGAAATGTGCCGTCTGCTCACATTGCGTGCTGCCAACAAGATGGACAGCGAAGGCAACAAGGCCGCCATGGACCTGATCGCCATGGCCAAGATCATGGTGCCGCAATTGGGCTCGGAAGTCATAGACATGGCCATTCAGATGCATGGCGCAGGCGGCCTGACGGAAGACTATTTTCTGGCTGAAGCCTTCAACTATGCACGCTGGTGCCGCATCGCGGACGGCCCGGACCAGGTGCACATGATGGCGTTGGGCAAGCAGGTGATTCGGGAGCTGGGATCTGGCCATTGA
- a CDS encoding SurA N-terminal domain-containing protein — protein MFDFVRKHTKIMMSLMFLLIIPAFVLVGINGFRSFNAGGDTVAKVGGYSIKQAEWDAAHKNEVDRARNSQPNLDPKLLDAPELKYATLERLVREHVLSDAAADAHLTSTDARLARELQQSPAIASLRKPDGTLDMARYRELAAAQGLTPEGFEARVRRDLALRQVEGGITGTALAPAAQTNVALNAFFERREVQVANFLPADYKSQVNPTDAELDVYYQANQKLFQAPESASVEYVVLDLDAVKKTISLNADEVKSYYDQNVERLSGKEERRASHILINAPKSMSAADRAKAKEKAAALLEQVRKAPDTFADVARKNSQDAGSAPSGGDLDFFGRGAMVKPFEDAAFALKKGEISGLVESDFGYHIIKLVDIKSPKQKSFEELKPTIENDLRNQQAQRKFAEVADTFTNAVYEQSDSYKQIAEKLKLDIKAATNVQRKPAADVNGVLANAKLLTAIFSPDSVEKKRNTEAVEIGPNQLVSARVTKYAAARVLPLAEVRNDVRDRLIGIRSAELAKKDGVAKLEAWKAQPDAAKLGASVVVSRDQASSVLPAVVNKAMHADTSALPAWVGVDLGNQGYAVVRVNKVLERNPPAEAQSKQERAQYAQWVASAEDQAYYEMLKTRFKAQFKVNKPAPVIVTAGSAQ, from the coding sequence ATGTTCGATTTTGTTCGCAAGCACACCAAGATCATGATGTCCCTCATGTTCTTGTTGATCATCCCCGCATTTGTGCTGGTGGGTATCAACGGCTTTCGTAGTTTCAACGCAGGTGGCGACACCGTTGCCAAGGTAGGTGGCTACTCCATCAAACAAGCCGAGTGGGATGCTGCGCACAAGAACGAAGTGGACCGTGCGCGCAACTCGCAACCCAACCTGGACCCCAAGCTGCTGGATGCGCCCGAACTCAAGTACGCCACGTTGGAGCGTCTGGTGCGTGAACACGTTCTCAGCGATGCTGCAGCCGATGCCCATCTGACGAGCACCGATGCCCGTCTGGCGCGTGAATTGCAGCAAAGTCCGGCCATTGCATCATTGCGCAAGCCGGACGGCACATTGGACATGGCACGTTACCGTGAGCTCGCCGCAGCACAGGGATTGACGCCAGAAGGCTTTGAAGCGCGCGTACGCAGGGATCTGGCGCTGCGCCAGGTGGAAGGCGGAATCACCGGCACTGCGCTTGCACCTGCCGCACAAACCAATGTGGCACTGAACGCCTTCTTTGAGCGCCGCGAGGTGCAGGTTGCCAATTTCCTGCCCGCCGATTACAAATCCCAGGTGAATCCCACCGATGCGGAGCTGGACGTTTATTACCAGGCTAATCAGAAACTGTTCCAAGCGCCGGAGTCTGCCAGCGTGGAATACGTGGTTCTGGACCTGGATGCGGTCAAGAAGACGATTTCCCTGAACGCGGACGAGGTCAAATCTTATTACGACCAGAACGTTGAACGTCTGAGCGGCAAGGAAGAGCGTCGTGCCAGTCATATCCTGATCAATGCGCCTAAGAGCATGTCGGCCGCTGATCGCGCCAAGGCCAAGGAGAAGGCCGCTGCGTTGCTGGAACAGGTGCGCAAGGCTCCAGATACTTTCGCGGACGTCGCCCGCAAGAATTCGCAGGATGCCGGTTCGGCGCCCTCTGGTGGTGACCTGGATTTCTTCGGACGAGGTGCGATGGTCAAACCATTTGAAGATGCCGCCTTTGCTTTGAAGAAGGGTGAAATCAGTGGTCTGGTGGAGTCGGACTTCGGCTACCACATCATCAAACTGGTCGATATCAAGTCGCCCAAACAGAAGAGTTTTGAAGAGCTCAAACCCACCATCGAGAACGACCTGCGCAATCAGCAGGCGCAGCGCAAGTTTGCGGAGGTGGCCGATACGTTTACCAATGCAGTCTACGAACAGTCAGACAGCTACAAGCAGATCGCCGAAAAGCTCAAGCTTGATATCAAGGCCGCCACCAATGTGCAGCGCAAGCCAGCCGCTGATGTAAACGGTGTCTTGGCCAATGCCAAATTGCTTACCGCCATCTTCAGCCCTGACTCGGTGGAGAAGAAGCGCAACACCGAAGCTGTTGAGATCGGGCCCAATCAATTGGTCTCTGCGCGCGTTACCAAGTATGCAGCCGCACGTGTGTTGCCCTTGGCCGAGGTGCGCAACGATGTGCGTGATCGTCTGATTGGCATTCGCTCTGCTGAATTGGCCAAAAAGGATGGCGTAGCCAAACTGGAGGCGTGGAAAGCGCAACCGGACGCGGCCAAGTTGGGTGCGAGCGTGGTCGTCTCACGCGATCAAGCCAGCTCCGTGCTACCCGCTGTGGTTAACAAAGCCATGCACGCGGACACGTCCGCACTTCCCGCGTGGGTTGGTGTCGATCTGGGCAACCAGGGATATGCGGTAGTGCGGGTAAACAAGGTGCTGGAGCGCAATCCGCCTGCGGAAGCACAGTCCAAGCAAGAGCGGGCCCAATACGCGCAATGGGTGGCCAGCGCAGAAGATCAGGCCTACTACGAGATGTTGAAGACCCGCTTCAAGGCGCAATTCAAGGTGAACAAGCCGGCGCCTGTTATTGTTACGGCAGGAAGCGCGCAATAA
- a CDS encoding HU family DNA-binding protein: MNKTELIEHIAKHADISKAAATRALESTIGAVKTTLKKGGSVSLVGFGTFAVGKRAARTGRNPRTGAAIKIKAAKVPKFRPGKALKDALN, from the coding sequence GTGAATAAAACTGAATTAATTGAGCACATCGCAAAACATGCAGATATTTCCAAGGCTGCAGCGACCCGTGCTTTGGAATCCACCATCGGCGCAGTGAAGACCACTCTGAAAAAAGGTGGCTCTGTATCGTTGGTTGGTTTTGGTACATTTGCGGTTGGCAAACGTGCCGCCCGCACCGGCCGCAATCCGCGTACCGGCGCTGCGATTAAAATAAAGGCTGCTAAAGTTCCTAAGTTCCGCCCAGGCAAGGCATTGAAAGATGCATTGAACTGA
- the pgsA gene encoding CDP-diacylglycerol--glycerol-3-phosphate 3-phosphatidyltransferase gives MFLTIPTIMTWARIVAIPFIVAVFYLPDSMLSLADRNLAATVMFVLFALTDWLDGYLARKLNQTSSFGAFLDPVADKFLVCACVLVLVHLQRADVFVALIIIGREIAISALREWMAQIGASKSVAVHMIGKIKTVVQMVAIPFLLFDGMLFGLINTHMWGVVLIWVASVLTVWSMVYYLQKALPEIRARAR, from the coding sequence ATGTTTTTGACCATCCCCACCATCATGACCTGGGCGCGTATCGTTGCGATACCGTTCATCGTGGCGGTGTTTTATCTGCCAGACAGCATGCTGTCATTGGCCGACAGGAATCTGGCCGCCACTGTCATGTTCGTGCTGTTTGCCCTCACGGATTGGCTGGATGGGTATCTTGCTCGCAAGCTCAATCAGACCTCGTCGTTTGGTGCGTTCCTGGACCCGGTGGCTGACAAGTTCCTGGTGTGTGCCTGTGTTTTGGTGCTGGTGCATTTGCAACGTGCCGATGTCTTTGTGGCGCTGATCATCATTGGACGTGAGATCGCCATTTCCGCACTGCGGGAATGGATGGCTCAGATTGGTGCATCCAAAAGTGTGGCCGTCCACATGATCGGCAAAATCAAGACCGTGGTGCAAATGGTGGCCATCCCCTTTTTGCTATTTGACGGAATGCTCTTTGGGCTGATCAACACCCACATGTGGGGTGTTGTATTGATCTGGGTGGCATCTGTGCTGACCGTTTGGTCCATGGTTTACTACCTGCAAAAGGCGCTTCCAGAAATTCGCGCCCGAGCCCGGTAA
- the uvrC gene encoding excinuclease ABC subunit UvrC: MIPEHPEELLREVASLPPLPGVYRYFDAQGQVLYVGKAINLKKRVSSYFQKNHGGTRIGHMVSKIVRMETTVVRSEAEALLLENNLIKTLNPKYNILFRDDKSYPYLKISGQPLSAKRLAENVSAEASSAKLAANPHAFARVSYYRGSVEKKHRYYGPYPSAWAVKEAILLMQKVFRLRTCEDPVFSNRTRPCLLYQIKRCSAPCVGHISAKDYALDVENAERFLRGDAQDVMRELEGRMMAHADKLEFEQAAEIRNQVASLSNVLHQQSVDNVSDRDVDILAVKVQGGKACVNLAMVRGGRHLGDRPYFPAHVDDAVGLEDADEAKRPSVEVQVLEAFLAQHYIDVPMPSVLVVSEPVSKDLLKALSEQTGMKVSAVHQPREQRRAWLDMAQTNADLQLARLLAEEGSQQARTRALAEALDLAAEDLDALRIECFDISHTAGENTQASCVVFHHHKMQNAEYRRYNIDGITGGDDYAAMRQVLTRRYGKLAEALNEAKHSGVTSAGTGRLPDLVLVDGGKGQVAMAREVFESLGLDLSLIVGVEKGEGRKVGLEELVFADGREKVYLGADSAALMLVAQIRDEAHRFAITGMRAQRAKVRLGGGKLEEIPGIGPKRRAKLLQRFGGVRGVALASAADIATVDGISHELAEEIYRALH, from the coding sequence ATGATTCCCGAGCATCCAGAAGAACTCCTGCGCGAAGTCGCATCACTGCCGCCCTTGCCGGGGGTGTACCGCTATTTCGATGCCCAAGGCCAAGTGTTGTATGTGGGCAAGGCCATCAATCTGAAGAAGCGGGTATCGAGCTACTTCCAGAAGAACCACGGCGGCACGCGTATCGGCCATATGGTCAGCAAGATCGTACGCATGGAAACTACCGTGGTGCGTTCCGAAGCTGAGGCGCTGCTGCTGGAAAACAACCTCATCAAGACGCTCAATCCCAAGTACAACATTCTGTTTCGGGATGACAAGAGCTACCCCTACTTGAAGATTTCAGGACAACCGCTCAGCGCCAAGCGGCTTGCGGAAAACGTGTCTGCAGAGGCGTCTTCTGCCAAGCTGGCGGCCAATCCCCATGCGTTTGCGCGCGTCTCCTACTACCGCGGCAGTGTGGAAAAAAAACACCGCTATTACGGACCTTATCCCAGCGCCTGGGCGGTCAAGGAAGCTATTCTGCTGATGCAAAAGGTGTTCCGCTTGCGCACCTGCGAAGACCCGGTGTTCAGCAACCGCACCCGTCCGTGTCTGCTCTATCAGATCAAGCGCTGCTCGGCTCCCTGCGTCGGCCATATTTCGGCAAAGGACTATGCATTGGATGTTGAAAACGCCGAGCGATTCCTGCGCGGAGATGCGCAAGACGTGATGCGCGAGCTCGAAGGCCGCATGATGGCCCATGCCGACAAGCTGGAGTTTGAGCAGGCCGCGGAAATCCGCAACCAGGTGGCGTCGCTTTCCAATGTGTTGCACCAGCAGTCGGTGGACAACGTGTCGGACCGCGACGTGGATATTCTGGCAGTGAAGGTGCAGGGCGGCAAAGCCTGTGTGAATCTGGCCATGGTGCGGGGTGGCCGGCACCTGGGGGATCGTCCTTACTTCCCGGCACACGTCGACGACGCGGTTGGTCTGGAGGATGCAGACGAGGCCAAACGACCCAGTGTGGAAGTGCAGGTGCTGGAAGCCTTTCTGGCTCAGCATTACATTGACGTGCCCATGCCTTCGGTGCTGGTGGTGAGCGAGCCTGTGAGCAAGGACTTGCTGAAGGCGCTTTCCGAACAGACTGGCATGAAGGTGTCTGCTGTGCACCAGCCGCGCGAGCAACGCCGCGCTTGGTTGGACATGGCACAAACCAATGCCGATCTGCAACTGGCCCGTCTGCTGGCGGAAGAGGGATCACAGCAAGCTCGCACGCGTGCGTTGGCAGAGGCGCTTGACCTGGCGGCGGAAGACCTGGATGCCTTGCGCATCGAGTGCTTCGACATTTCCCATACCGCTGGTGAGAACACACAGGCGTCATGCGTGGTCTTCCATCACCACAAGATGCAGAACGCCGAGTACCGTCGCTATAACATTGACGGCATTACCGGAGGCGACGACTACGCCGCTATGCGCCAGGTGTTGACTCGGCGTTACGGCAAATTGGCCGAGGCGCTCAACGAAGCCAAGCATTCTGGCGTTACGTCCGCGGGAACAGGTCGCCTGCCGGATCTGGTGCTGGTGGACGGGGGCAAGGGCCAAGTAGCCATGGCGCGCGAAGTGTTTGAATCCCTGGGGCTCGATTTGTCCCTCATCGTGGGTGTCGAGAAAGGCGAGGGCCGCAAGGTCGGGCTGGAAGAGCTCGTGTTTGCCGACGGACGTGAGAAGGTCTATCTGGGCGCGGATTCAGCGGCGCTGATGCTGGTGGCCCAGATACGTGACGAGGCCCACCGATTCGCAATTACCGGCATGCGCGCGCAGCGTGCCAAGGTGCGTTTGGGCGGCGGCAAGTTGGAGGAAATTCCGGGCATAGGCCCCAAGCGTAGAGCCAAGCTGCTGCAGCGTTTTGGTGGCGTGCGGGGCGTTGCTTTGGCTAGTGCGGCAGACATTGCCACGGTGGATGGCATATCGCACGAGTTGGCGGAAGAAATCTACAGAGCGCTGCATTAG
- the earP gene encoding elongation factor P maturation arginine rhamnosyltransferase EarP — MLWDIFCRVIDNHGDLGVCWRLSADLAQRGYQVRLWVDDASALEWMAPGALQGIWPRVQVLAWERGSDVDAVRNLPCAEVWIEAFGCELPEPFIAHFANALAAGHDKHQNSPTRHPRWINLEYLSAEPYVERSHALPSPVMHGPAKGWTKYFYYPGFTQGTGGLLREPDVSDAPLPAAVRTSFLQQHGIEDGHTFLVSLFCYEPALLGQLITHLAAAGQATHLLVTQGRAHNAVRAVLGEETRRGALQVTYLPLLSQPDFDVLLRSCDLNFVRGEDSVIRALWAGKPFVWHIYQQDDGAHAPKLQAFMQQMQWSPAVQRLHLAWNGLLDDAQAAGALQVFQGGEFAQWQFQVTAARARQLEMSDLLTRLLQFVQKNR, encoded by the coding sequence ATGCTCTGGGATATTTTTTGCCGCGTGATCGACAACCATGGTGACCTCGGTGTCTGCTGGCGCCTGAGCGCTGATCTTGCGCAGCGTGGCTACCAGGTGCGCCTATGGGTGGACGATGCCAGCGCCCTGGAGTGGATGGCACCTGGCGCGCTGCAAGGCATTTGGCCGCGGGTTCAAGTTCTGGCATGGGAACGTGGTAGCGACGTGGACGCGGTGCGCAACCTGCCCTGCGCAGAGGTGTGGATAGAGGCTTTTGGATGTGAGCTTCCCGAGCCCTTTATTGCCCACTTTGCAAACGCCCTGGCAGCCGGACATGACAAGCATCAAAACAGCCCGACGCGGCATCCGAGGTGGATCAACCTGGAGTACCTGTCTGCCGAGCCCTACGTGGAACGCAGCCACGCCCTGCCCTCGCCGGTGATGCATGGGCCGGCCAAGGGTTGGACCAAGTATTTCTATTACCCCGGCTTTACCCAAGGAACCGGAGGCTTGTTGCGGGAGCCCGATGTGAGTGATGCGCCCCTGCCGGCAGCCGTTCGAACCAGCTTTCTGCAGCAGCATGGCATTGAAGACGGCCACACCTTCCTGGTATCCCTGTTCTGCTACGAGCCTGCGCTGCTCGGACAACTGATCACCCACTTGGCTGCGGCCGGTCAAGCGACGCATCTGCTGGTGACGCAAGGTCGGGCCCACAACGCGGTGCGGGCCGTGCTGGGCGAGGAAACCCGCCGCGGGGCCTTGCAGGTGACCTACCTGCCGCTGCTCAGCCAGCCTGACTTTGACGTCCTGCTGCGCAGCTGCGACCTGAATTTTGTGCGCGGCGAGGACTCGGTCATACGCGCCCTGTGGGCTGGAAAACCCTTTGTGTGGCACATCTACCAGCAGGATGACGGGGCCCACGCTCCCAAGCTCCAGGCCTTCATGCAGCAAATGCAGTGGAGCCCTGCGGTTCAAAGGCTGCATCTGGCCTGGAATGGCCTGCTGGACGACGCGCAAGCCGCTGGGGCATTGCAGGTTTTTCAGGGTGGCGAATTTGCGCAATGGCAATTCCAGGTCACAGCGGCACGTGCACGGCAGCTCGAAATGAGTGACCTGTTGACTCGTTTGCTTCAATTTGTGCAGAAAAACCGTTAA
- the efp gene encoding elongation factor P, with product MKIAQEIRAGNVIMHGKDPMVVLKTEYSRGGRNSATVRMKLKSLIANFGTEVVFKADDKMDQVILDKKECTYSYFADPMYVCMDSEFNQYEVEAENMGDSLNYLEDGMEVEVVFYDGKAISVELPTSVVREITWTEPAVKGDTSGKVLKPAKIATGFELGVPIFVAQGDKVEIDTRTGEYRKRV from the coding sequence ATGAAAATCGCTCAAGAAATTCGCGCCGGCAACGTCATCATGCACGGCAAGGACCCCATGGTCGTCCTCAAGACCGAATACAGCCGTGGCGGCCGCAACTCCGCCACCGTGCGCATGAAGCTCAAGAGCCTGATTGCCAACTTTGGCACCGAAGTGGTCTTCAAGGCCGACGACAAGATGGACCAGGTCATCCTCGACAAGAAGGAATGCACCTACTCCTACTTTGCCGACCCCATGTACGTGTGCATGGACAGCGAATTCAACCAGTACGAAGTGGAAGCCGAAAACATGGGCGACTCGCTGAACTACCTGGAAGACGGCATGGAAGTCGAAGTGGTGTTCTACGACGGCAAGGCCATCTCCGTGGAACTGCCCACCAGCGTGGTGCGCGAAATCACCTGGACGGAACCCGCCGTCAAGGGCGACACCTCCGGCAAGGTTCTGAAGCCCGCCAAGATCGCCACCGGTTTCGAACTGGGCGTGCCAATTTTCGTGGCCCAAGGCGACAAGGTCGAAATCGACACCCGTACCGGCGAATACCGCAAGCGCGTCTAA
- a CDS encoding NAD-dependent epimerase/dehydratase family protein — protein MSVPKILIIGANGQIGTELTVALAQRYGTEAVVTSDLAPEGRVVGVHHEMLDATEASALTEVVKRHEVTQIYLLAAALSARGEQHPQWAWDLNMKGLLNVLELARTHKLERVFWPSSIAAFGPTTPRDATPQKTVMEPTTIYGISKLAGEGWCAWYHRNHGVDVRSLRYPGLISWKTLPGGGTTDYAVDIFHSAIKTGRYTCFLGPDTRLPMMYMPDAIRATLELMDAPADSVQERGSYNLAAVSFTPEEIAAAIRKYIPGFEISYAPDFRQAIADSWPRSIDDTTAQAQWGWKARFDLDAIVADMLENLRRTLK, from the coding sequence GTGAGTGTTCCCAAGATTTTGATCATCGGTGCCAATGGGCAGATTGGTACCGAGCTGACAGTTGCGCTGGCACAGCGCTACGGCACTGAAGCCGTGGTCACCAGCGACTTGGCGCCCGAAGGGCGCGTGGTCGGCGTGCACCACGAAATGCTGGATGCCACGGAGGCCTCTGCCTTGACCGAAGTGGTCAAACGCCATGAGGTGACACAGATCTACCTGCTGGCTGCGGCCCTGTCGGCCCGGGGTGAGCAACATCCCCAGTGGGCCTGGGACTTGAACATGAAGGGCTTGCTCAATGTGCTGGAGCTGGCCCGTACGCACAAACTGGAACGTGTGTTCTGGCCCAGCTCCATTGCAGCCTTTGGCCCGACCACACCGCGCGATGCCACACCGCAAAAGACCGTGATGGAGCCCACCACCATCTATGGCATATCCAAGCTGGCGGGCGAGGGCTGGTGCGCCTGGTACCACCGCAACCACGGTGTGGACGTGCGAAGCCTGCGTTATCCGGGTTTGATCAGTTGGAAGACCTTGCCCGGTGGCGGCACCACCGACTATGCCGTGGACATCTTTCACTCGGCCATCAAGACCGGGCGCTACACCTGTTTTCTGGGGCCGGACACGCGCCTGCCCATGATGTACATGCCGGATGCCATACGCGCCACGCTGGAACTGATGGATGCACCTGCGGACAGCGTGCAGGAGCGTGGCTCCTACAACCTGGCGGCGGTGAGCTTCACGCCCGAAGAGATTGCCGCAGCCATTCGCAAATACATCCCCGGCTTTGAGATCAGTTACGCGCCGGATTTCCGTCAGGCCATTGCCGACAGCTGGCCGCGCTCCATTGACGACACTACCGCGCAGGCGCAATGGGGTTGGAAGGCCAGGTTTGATCTGGACGCCATCGTGGCGGACATGCTGGAAAACCTGCGGCGCACCTTGAAATAA
- the kbl gene encoding glycine C-acetyltransferase, translated as MTINASFYAHLNNELDSIRAAGLYKFERIIATPQGAHIRICKPDGTQQDVLNFCANNYLGLSSHPQVVEAAHEALRTHGYGLSSVRFICGTQDLHKTLEARLSRFLGTEDTILYAAAFDANGGLFEPLLGEQDAVISDALNHASIIDGIRLCKAQKYRYAHNDMADLERCLKEARAAGVRHILVFTDGVFSMDGTVAQLDTMRALCDRYDALLGIDECHASGFMGKTGRGTHEFRGVYGKVDIVTGTLGKALGGASGGFTSARREVVELLRQRSRPYLFSNTVAPSIVGASLAVLDLLEGSTALRDKLEDNTRYFRQAITAAGFDIKPGDHAIVPIMVYDAVAAQKLAARMLELGIYVVGFFFPVVPKGQARIRVQMSAVHDRAHLEQAVAAFTQAGTELGLIGGKA; from the coding sequence ATGACAATCAACGCTTCTTTCTATGCTCATCTGAACAACGAGCTCGACAGCATCCGTGCGGCCGGGTTGTACAAGTTCGAACGCATCATTGCCACGCCGCAGGGCGCGCACATCCGCATCTGCAAACCTGACGGCACGCAGCAGGATGTGCTGAATTTTTGCGCCAACAACTACCTGGGCCTGTCCTCGCATCCCCAAGTGGTGGAGGCCGCGCACGAGGCGCTGCGTACCCACGGCTACGGCCTGAGCTCGGTTCGCTTTATTTGCGGCACCCAGGATTTGCACAAGACATTGGAGGCACGCCTGTCCCGCTTCCTGGGTACGGAAGACACCATTCTTTATGCAGCAGCATTCGATGCCAATGGCGGCCTGTTCGAGCCTCTATTGGGCGAGCAGGATGCAGTCATCAGCGATGCGCTGAACCACGCTTCCATCATTGACGGCATACGCTTGTGCAAGGCGCAGAAGTACCGCTATGCCCACAACGACATGGCCGACCTGGAGCGTTGCCTCAAGGAAGCGCGGGCCGCGGGTGTGCGGCATATCCTGGTGTTTACCGATGGTGTGTTTTCCATGGACGGAACCGTGGCGCAGCTCGACACCATGCGCGCTCTGTGTGACCGCTATGACGCGCTGCTGGGTATAGACGAATGCCATGCCAGTGGCTTCATGGGCAAGACCGGTCGCGGCACGCATGAGTTCCGCGGTGTCTATGGCAAGGTGGACATCGTCACCGGCACGCTGGGCAAGGCACTGGGCGGCGCATCGGGCGGCTTTACCAGTGCCCGTCGCGAGGTGGTGGAGTTGCTGCGCCAACGCTCACGCCCGTACCTGTTCTCCAATACCGTGGCGCCCAGCATCGTGGGTGCGTCACTGGCGGTCCTGGACTTGCTGGAAGGTTCCACCGCCCTGCGCGACAAGCTGGAGGACAACACGCGCTATTTCCGTCAGGCCATTACCGCTGCAGGCTTTGACATCAAGCCCGGTGACCACGCCATTGTTCCCATCATGGTGTACGACGCGGTGGCCGCGCAAAAGCTGGCGGCTCGCATGCTGGAGCTGGGTATTTACGTGGTGGGTTTCTTCTTCCCCGTGGTGCCCAAGGGACAAGCCCGCATCCGTGTGCAGATGAGCGCCGTGCATGACCGCGCCCATCTGGAACAGGCGGTGGCTGCCTTTACCCAAGCCGGTACCGAACTCGGATTGATCGGAGGCAAGGCGTGA